Proteins from a single region of Catenulispora sp. GP43:
- a CDS encoding AAA family ATPase — translation MDRRSAEDDQQAGASHLTRIGTPRFIGREAELTRAVRALLAPPALVLVEGEAGIGKSRLVRETLAAFRARMSAAADATVAADATAATDASAAPATEPPATEPPATEPLVAVCPPFREPLTLGPIVDAAREQCSDVSGLGLSALAGTLRPLFPEWSEALPPAPEPLSDPGAARHRLIRALAELLDRLGVSVLVVEDVHWADEATMDFLLFLATRRARRISLLLTYRAEDLPADSLLPRLSAGARQVADSSGGQGSVRIALGGLEPPEVAQLVSSMLDDELVSPAFAELLHARTEGVPLALEESVRLLHARSDLVRRDGEWIRRTLDEIDVPPSIRDAVTDRVGRLSAEAQQMLLAAAVLVEAEAEPVLAHVSGLAPHEAGPALREAVLSGLIGEDEAGRIAFRHVLAARAVYHRAAGPDRRAAHRRAAARLEDKRPVPVARLAYHYRAANEMAQWCRYAEQAADLALAAGDQPIAVSLLHDLLTEGGLPASDIARIAQKFPLLSVTGYLHRADVVSTLRSVLDDERIQGADRGRIREQLGRMLIHLGEHADGVDQIRRAIPDLADSPSEVARAMATLGGRVGSLPAAEHRRWIDRAASVAESRLPEAERRILLIDRITALLDLGDPSGWDLAARFPTQETSSQGALDLARLSMNTGDAAMHWGLHHDARRRLAIAGDISRRHHHQRLRDMTQVTITHLDWFTGTWSGLADRARPWVRLDDEPMMQLDSRLVLGLLGAAAGDDPTAEDAVRSVRDEAVRRGIADMSMESTGALARLRLAAGDAEEALSLTDDAVHVVLGKEMWLWATETLPVRVAALIAAERLGEAEDLVAAFARGFADRAIPSTRAALETCRALLAQGRGDHAEAAAAWDVAAAAWQAQPRPYYALLAREQKAGCLMKAGESRAALSQWTEVAQGLAVLGAKKDAERVADTLQERGGEKPGRRRAGRRGYGNHLSPREQEVVELLLSGLTNREIAVALSRSPKTVAAQLNSAMRKHGVTTRTALAVIVTQTRFGAAADTARD, via the coding sequence GTGGATCGGCGTTCGGCGGAGGATGACCAACAGGCTGGCGCTTCACACCTGACCCGGATCGGCACGCCGCGCTTCATCGGCCGTGAGGCCGAGCTGACCCGAGCCGTCCGCGCCCTGCTCGCCCCGCCCGCGCTGGTCCTGGTCGAAGGCGAGGCCGGCATCGGCAAGAGCCGGCTGGTCCGCGAAACGCTGGCCGCCTTCCGGGCCCGCATGTCCGCTGCGGCCGACGCAACCGTTGCGGCCGACGCGACCGCTGCGACCGACGCGAGCGCCGCGCCGGCCACCGAACCGCCGGCCACCGAACCGCCGGCCACCGAACCACTGGTCGCCGTGTGCCCGCCGTTCCGCGAGCCACTCACCCTCGGGCCGATCGTCGATGCCGCGCGGGAACAATGCTCCGACGTTTCGGGGCTGGGGCTCAGCGCACTGGCCGGGACGCTGCGTCCGCTGTTCCCCGAGTGGAGCGAGGCGCTGCCGCCCGCACCCGAGCCGCTGAGCGATCCGGGGGCGGCGCGCCACCGGCTGATCCGCGCGCTGGCCGAACTGCTGGACCGGCTCGGGGTGAGTGTGCTCGTCGTCGAAGATGTGCACTGGGCCGATGAGGCCACCATGGACTTCCTGCTCTTCCTCGCCACGCGTCGCGCGCGGCGGATCAGCCTCCTGTTGACCTACCGGGCCGAGGATCTTCCCGCCGACTCGCTGTTACCGCGACTGTCGGCCGGCGCGCGGCAGGTCGCGGACTCCTCGGGCGGCCAGGGGAGTGTCCGCATCGCCCTCGGCGGGCTGGAGCCGCCGGAGGTCGCGCAACTGGTCTCCTCGATGTTGGACGACGAGCTCGTCTCCCCGGCTTTCGCCGAGCTGCTGCACGCGCGCACCGAAGGCGTGCCGCTGGCGCTGGAGGAGTCGGTGCGACTTCTGCATGCCCGCTCCGACCTGGTCCGCCGGGACGGCGAGTGGATCCGGCGCACCCTCGACGAGATCGACGTGCCGCCCTCGATCCGGGACGCGGTCACCGATCGCGTCGGCCGGCTCAGCGCCGAGGCACAGCAGATGTTGCTGGCCGCGGCGGTGCTCGTGGAGGCGGAGGCGGAGCCGGTGCTGGCCCACGTGAGCGGCCTGGCCCCGCACGAGGCCGGGCCCGCACTGCGCGAGGCGGTCCTCAGCGGCCTGATCGGCGAGGACGAGGCCGGACGCATAGCCTTCCGGCACGTCCTGGCCGCGCGCGCCGTCTACCACCGCGCCGCCGGACCGGATCGCCGTGCGGCCCACCGGCGGGCCGCGGCCAGGCTCGAGGACAAGCGCCCGGTGCCCGTCGCGCGGCTGGCCTACCACTACCGGGCCGCGAACGAGATGGCACAGTGGTGCCGGTACGCCGAGCAGGCCGCCGATCTCGCGCTGGCGGCCGGCGACCAGCCGATCGCGGTCTCCCTGCTGCACGATCTGCTCACCGAGGGCGGGCTCCCGGCGAGCGACATCGCGCGTATCGCCCAGAAGTTCCCGCTGCTCTCGGTCACCGGCTACCTGCACCGCGCCGACGTCGTCAGCACCCTGCGCTCGGTGCTGGACGACGAGCGGATCCAGGGGGCCGACCGGGGCCGCATCCGCGAACAGCTCGGCAGGATGCTGATCCACCTCGGCGAGCACGCGGACGGCGTCGACCAGATCCGGCGTGCCATCCCGGACCTGGCGGACAGCCCGTCGGAAGTGGCGCGGGCGATGGCCACCCTCGGCGGCCGGGTCGGCTCACTGCCCGCCGCCGAGCACCGGCGCTGGATCGACCGGGCCGCGTCGGTCGCCGAGTCCCGGCTGCCGGAGGCCGAACGGCGCATTCTGCTGATCGACCGGATCACCGCTCTGCTCGACCTCGGGGACCCGTCCGGCTGGGACCTGGCCGCGCGGTTCCCCACTCAGGAGACCTCGTCACAAGGGGCGTTGGACCTGGCGCGGCTCTCGATGAACACCGGCGACGCCGCGATGCATTGGGGTCTCCACCATGACGCCCGCCGGCGGCTGGCGATCGCCGGCGACATCTCACGCCGGCACCACCATCAGCGCCTGCGCGACATGACGCAGGTGACGATCACGCACCTGGACTGGTTCACCGGCACGTGGAGCGGTCTGGCGGACCGCGCCCGGCCCTGGGTGCGGCTCGACGACGAACCGATGATGCAGCTCGACAGCCGACTGGTCCTCGGGCTGCTGGGCGCGGCCGCGGGTGACGACCCGACCGCCGAGGACGCGGTGCGCTCGGTCCGCGACGAAGCCGTCCGGCGCGGCATCGCCGACATGTCGATGGAATCGACCGGCGCACTCGCGCGGCTCCGCCTGGCCGCCGGCGATGCCGAGGAGGCTCTGTCGCTCACCGACGACGCCGTCCACGTGGTCTTGGGCAAGGAGATGTGGCTGTGGGCCACGGAGACCTTACCGGTGCGGGTGGCGGCGCTGATCGCGGCCGAGCGCCTCGGCGAAGCCGAGGATCTGGTGGCCGCGTTCGCCCGGGGCTTCGCCGACCGGGCCATCCCGTCGACCCGCGCGGCGCTGGAGACCTGCCGTGCCCTGCTCGCCCAGGGGCGCGGCGACCATGCCGAGGCCGCCGCCGCGTGGGACGTCGCCGCGGCCGCGTGGCAGGCACAGCCGCGACCGTACTATGCGCTGCTGGCCCGTGAGCAGAAGGCCGGCTGCCTGATGAAGGCCGGCGAGAGCCGGGCCGCGCTGTCGCAGTGGACCGAGGTCGCGCAAGGGCTGGCGGTGCTCGGCGCGAAGAAGGATGCCGAGCGCGTCGCCGACACGCTTCAGGAGCGCGGCGGCGAGAAGCCGGGTCGCCGCAGGGCGGGGCGCCGCGGCTACGGCAACCACCTCTCACCGCGCGAGCAGGAAGTCGTCGAGCTGTTGCTCAGCGGTCTGACGAACCGGGAGATCGCGGTCGCGCTGTCCCGCTCCCCGAAGACCGTCGCGGCGCAGCTCAACTCCGCGATGCGCAAGCACGGAGTGACGACTCGCACCGCCCTGGCCGTCATCGTGACGCAGACACGTTTCGGGGCCGCGGCGGACACAGCTCGGGACTGA